The following DNA comes from Papaver somniferum cultivar HN1 chromosome 4, ASM357369v1, whole genome shotgun sequence.
TTTGTCTATTTGAAACCATCTTTTTTGAGGTGTCAGGTTCATATTATGGTTCTATGATAGTGGTAGTATTGCCCATTAATGTTGGAAGTTTTTTCTTTGTCCAGGTCACTGCTCTTTCTAACGTGGAAGCTAAAAAGAGGTTTGAATTTTTGGAGTCTGTTAGTGGGACCATGGATGCTCATCTTCGTTATTTCAAACAGGTTGGTTTGACAGGGAACTTTTAGTTTATTGTTTGCATCTGTCCTTGTATGCCGCTACTGACTTTATATCGTTGATTTGGCTGCAGGGTTATGAGCTATTGCATCAGATGGAGCCATATATCAACCAGGTTTGTTTCCTTAGCAGGCTATTGCTTCGTAAAAAGCTGTGGTCATTTCCCTTGCTTAGTTGCCTTGCGAGTTTGACTTTCAGCATGTAACTTCTTAGATACATAACTGGGAAATgttatacccaaaaaaaaaaaaaactgggaaTGATATTAGTCAATGCACTGATGATTATAAACTTCACACCTAACTAActcaaacttccttatttttggaggGTGTCATACCTTTGATGTATGCCCATTTTGAGTGTTCCCTTGGGACATATTCCTCCGTTATATCATTTATGTAGTTATAAACTTTTATCGGTGCTTTTATTGACTCCAGTGTTCACTGTGACAACCTCATCCATTTGATGCCGGAGGGAATGGATAGATGGGAATTTGCTAGAgagaaattttatttccaaacctTGATAGCAAACCCAGAACCGCCTTGTTATATCATAAAGATGTTTACCTTTTCATATATGAGAACCCTTGAAGTTCCTGAACTTCCTGGAATTAGTTTGTGTGCATCTATTAGAGCGAGTGGGCTTGTCTTTTCACTTAAACTATTTGtttatgttttaaaaaaaaaagtgacaCCTGGACTTAAATTTCTGAAGGTCTTAACTTATGCACAACAATCAAGAGAAAGGTCCAACTATGAGCAGGCAGCTCTTTCTGAAAGGATGCAGGAATACAAAAGACAGGTAGATCGAGAAAGTAGGTGGTCCGCGAATGGCATAAATAGTTCTCCTAATGGGCATGGTGTGCAATCCATTGGTAgaagttcacataagatgatagAAGCAGTTATGCAAAATGCCGCAAAGGGGAAGGTATCTTCGTAAAACTTTTTGACTACTAGAACTCTTATAGCTAGTTTCAGTTTTGCTACATAAATTTGCTTTCAGAAGCTACATATGTCTCATGTCTTTACctctatgaaatgcttatgccaGGTTCAAACCATTCGGCAAGGTTACCTTTCAAAGCGTTCCTCAAATTTGAGAGGTGACTGGAAGAGAAGGTTTTTTGTTCTTGATAGTCGAGGAATGCTGTACTATTACAGGAAGCAAGTGAGCAGACCATCTGTAAGTCGTTTATGTGAAAGAAAatcatattaaaaataaatatatattatgTTGTATGAAGTGCTTTAGCACGCTGCACTCATTTGTCGTTTCTATAAAAATCCACTCTTGATTTTCTGTCATTTAAAAGGCCGTCTGTTTTATTTTAGGGATCCTCTGGCCAACTTTCCAGCCAGAGAAATAATCCCTCTGAACTTGGTTCCGGACTGCTGAGTCGTTGGCTTTCTAATCATTATCATGGTGGTGTTCACGATGAAAAATCAGCTGCTCATCACACTGTGAACCTGCTTACATCCACAATTAAAGTTGATGCTGACCAGTCAGATCTGAGATTCTGCTTCAGGATTATTTCACCATCAAAGAACTACACTTTGCAGGTTAGCTCAGAAATGTATTCATGGTTTCATCTGACGTCAATTTTAATAATAGTTTCTAAAGtgctttggtgtttttctttataTGTCCAGGCTGAGAGCGCAATGGATCAGATGGACTGGATTGAAAAGATAACTGGTGTTATTGCTTCTTTGCTGAGTTCTCAACCTGAGCGAGTAAATACTAAATTCTATGAATACTTGTACCTTTACATGTCAAGTGAATTCTCTGTAATGCAATATGGTTATACTTCAGTATATAGGTTTAGTTTGTATCTGACACCCTATTCTCGATTCTTTTAACTGATTGTCTTACCATACTGTTTTGCATTTCAGGGTCTCTTGTCAAGTCCAATGGGCAGTGGTCATCATCACTCTACTAGTGAAACTAGTTCTGTAGAGACCTCTGATTTTGATCAAACAGCTATGGAGGAATACACGTCTGAGAGGAATACCACCGGCCATCGTGAGCGCTCATCAAGAAGTTCACTTCTACATCGTTCTAGTGGCAAAACTGAAAAAGAGAAACCGATAGATGTGCTGAGAAAAGTTATTGGAAATGATAAATGTGCTGATTGTGGTGCTCCTGAGCCAGATTGGGCATCATTAAACCTTGGTGTTCTTGTTTGCATAGAATGTTCAGGTGTTCATCGTAATCTTGGTGTACACATATCAAAGGTAATATAAAATTGTGATCAATCTTTCTCTGTAGTAGGCTTAACTTTAAATTTGCAAGATAATAGGATGCATCATGACTTGTAGGTGAGGTCACTGACACTTGACGTGAAAGTCTGGGAACCTTCAGTTATAACCTTATTTCAGTCTCTGGGCAACACCTTTGCTAACTCAGTCTGGGAGGAATTATTGCACACAGGAAGTACTTTTGCTGGTGCTGACATCTCAATGAGGTAAACTACTCATAATACATAAAGTATGTTCAGTTTTCAGATTCATTGTCATATGTATGTTCATAGGGTTTCCTCTTGTTATGCAGAACTAGTAAATCTGAAAAGCTCCAGCTACTTCCAGTTAGTAAACCTAATCATTCTGATCCTATTTCAAAAAAAGAGAAGTTTATAAATGCAAAGGTATTGCTCAAAACCAGTTTATCTATTTTCGCTGTATCTAGATTGGAGCCTAAAGTTGATGTTTTGTGGCTTACTAAATCATATATATGTCCAGATTATTTGCCTTTAGTTAAACACTTATCATGAAAGGCTCCTTTTCCTACCCGGAAATATAGCTTGGGAACACTATTTCTTTGATATGCCATACAAACATTGTGGCTATTTCAATCTTATTTGTCATTTGTCATTCGTTATGGGTTTCGTCTTTTAGATGAAATCCTCTTTTACATGAAGTCTACTCGAAATATACGTGGTCTTGTTTAGCTCAGGGACCTAAAAGTAAATTTATTGTCTTCTGTTTCACAGTATGCAGATAAGCTTTTTGTTCGCAAGCCAAAAGAGGACCAGCATCTTCTTTCGACCGCTTATAATATGTGGGACAGTGTTCGCACAAATGACAAGAAAGCTGTGTACCGCCAAATTGTTAACTCTGATGCAGATGTTAACATGGTGCACGGCCAAGCGTCATTTAGCACGTCTTTAACTCTTGCTAAAGTAATGAAATTGCAAGAGCAGCCAAGCCTTACACGCAACTCTGAAAGCCTCGAATTTGATGCTGCACAAAAAACCTCTAGAGCCAGCTCTATGAACTCTGAAAGGTCGAGTGACTATAAGGATGCAGAAGAACCTCTTGAGGGCTGCTCCTTGCTCCACCTTGCATGCCAAACCGGTGACATAGGCATGATAGAGCTTCTTTTACAGTACGGAGCCAATATAAATGCTTCTGATTCAAGAGGTCGAACGCCACTCCACCAAAGCATCCTCAGAGGCAGAGTTGCATATGCGAAGCTGCTAGTTTCAAGGTAATATTTTGTGGCTCTGTCCCCTTTTTAAGTTGCTATGTATAGAAAGCGAAACGCGAAAAAAGATCTACGCATAATTTCCTATCTCACTTGTAGTAACCTGGCCATTTTGACCTAATGGATTCTGAATATGGTTTCAGAGGTGCCGACCCTCAAGCCATGGACATGGATGGTAAAACCTCATTACAACTTGCAGCGGAAACATCGTTTAATGATGAAGAGGTTCTTGCGCTCTTAGCTGAGACCAACAGATAGCATTGCCGTGTATGAATCTAAAAGCCAATGACATACAAATTTAGGCAGTCCTAATTATGTCCTGAAAGGTATGTTTCTGTACACAGTTCATCATATGTATAATATAAGATATGAGGGGTAACTTTCCCACTGAAGGGAAACGTTCACCAAGGGTCGCTCTGAGAAGGGTAGCGGCTTAAAAGGAGGAATTGAACGGCCAGGTGTGCAGGTTCAGGGAGTTTTTGGCCTATGAGTAACACATTGCTCAACTGACCCTGAAAGTTGAAGAATAATCATCCGAAGTTATCTGAAGAGATCAAGAGCTGGATTCTCTTTGTTGGGGGTTTCTGACATGTAAACTGTCGTTGTCTCTTATCTatctgtttgttgttgttgttcttgctgTTATCTTTCTTTGGAGCAACGGTTTTGGCGGTTTTACAAGCGCATGGATTTGTTTGGTGGTTTGGTTTGTGCTTTAGTTTGGTTGTAGTTGATCGTTGACCTTTTAGTAT
Coding sequences within:
- the LOC113271578 gene encoding ADP-ribosylation factor GTPase-activating protein AGD3-like; its protein translation is MHFTKLDDSPMFRKQLESLEETAESLRERSLRFHKGCRKYTEGLGEAYDGDIAFASALETFGGGHNDPISVAFGGPVMTKFTIALREIGTYKEVLRSQVEHILNDRLLHYVNIDLRDVKEARKRFDKASLLYDQAREKFLSLRKGTRTDVATVVEEELHNARSTFEQARFNLVTALSNVEAKKRFEFLESVSGTMDAHLRYFKQGYELLHQMEPYINQVLTYAQQSRERSNYEQAALSERMQEYKRQVDRESRWSANGINSSPNGHGVQSIGRSSHKMIEAVMQNAAKGKVQTIRQGYLSKRSSNLRGDWKRRFFVLDSRGMLYYYRKQVSRPSGSSGQLSSQRNNPSELGSGLLSRWLSNHYHGGVHDEKSAAHHTVNLLTSTIKVDADQSDLRFCFRIISPSKNYTLQAESAMDQMDWIEKITGVIASLLSSQPERGLLSSPMGSGHHHSTSETSSVETSDFDQTAMEEYTSERNTTGHRERSSRSSLLHRSSGKTEKEKPIDVLRKVIGNDKCADCGAPEPDWASLNLGVLVCIECSGVHRNLGVHISKVRSLTLDVKVWEPSVITLFQSLGNTFANSVWEELLHTGSTFAGADISMRTSKSEKLQLLPVSKPNHSDPISKKEKFINAKYADKLFVRKPKEDQHLLSTAYNMWDSVRTNDKKAVYRQIVNSDADVNMVHGQASFSTSLTLAKVMKLQEQPSLTRNSESLEFDAAQKTSRASSMNSERSSDYKDAEEPLEGCSLLHLACQTGDIGMIELLLQYGANINASDSRGRTPLHQSILRGRVAYAKLLVSRGADPQAMDMDGKTSLQLAAETSFNDEEVLALLAETNR